A portion of the Pomacea canaliculata isolate SZHN2017 linkage group LG13, ASM307304v1, whole genome shotgun sequence genome contains these proteins:
- the LOC112553552 gene encoding uncharacterized protein LOC112553552 translates to MLRILQADCRLQRAGRQLWKNLWEQIHECKSLAQSTKCGALEFYCELHTGCVHLSQRYLRGGTLKHTWWTKGLSFDEVKLVHKRFMSETESLEPSGKLSNDINFAEKENEYFYEYLASLPECRPYFLRHSFCGHGPELEECKINTLMEGIQNKACPELIPQEILQLLQHWATVSERVGPEGLENEKFALLVKLVTKHIYSMNFKQVIESMAYISRLGLRNSVTYSESRKNRILLSKSYDNMLCGTLIRLNLQELLLAADFLFALRGSSFTKFPYLICERVKPFLPTMTKPELILLLFHISACRRTPEGFVDLIMNLLSKDMANLSLEEVGIINLAHYKTRTLIRRATYFMAVSKNLKKRISQDLNPICLAAVLKYDDASLNKCKENQAPQFFTMLEDLVDPLLPHISTLPPQTLMHILNLFYSLDLLPESLFLAVVDRILCKGVTEWRLKDMARVTQILSNIPLAAEKRTEALLNITTELGNPQRQEEKEKHYGRLLQVAMALSFSGIYPPFLAQEIFSDTFQKAFQGSEIDYRRDLYHLSQSIFIEDTAYQGPFQQSENLPKLPKSKMYGKVVKASMNKAANREMSIRDWVLVDLMEVLQKVCPNCLIHPVFLLPHFQTADIEITLLKKEKTEEAQCTRPFDLDSTDCAVVLHGSHAYQNVRMLGGQTVSLLRQYHAMRPRQLRKLGVSVVEIPYTDFQLASDRKAYIKEKLAEARASEK, encoded by the exons ATGCTTAGAATACTACAAGCAGATTGCCGGCTCCAGAGAGCTGGTAGACAGCTTTGGAAAAATTTGTGGGAGCAGATTCATGAATGTAAAAGTCTAGCTCAATCCACAAAATGTGGTGCATTAGAATTTTATTGTGAACTGCATACTGGATGTGTACATCTGAGTCAGAGATACCTTAGAGGAGGAACACTAAAACACACTTGGTGGACCAAAGGTTTATCATTTGATGAAGTAAAACTTGTACACAAGAGATTTATGTCTGAAACAGAGTCTTTAGAGCCCTCTGGAAAACTGTCGAATGATATAAACtttgctgaaaaagaaaatgaatactTTTATGAATATTTGGCATCATTACCTGAATGTAGGCCATACTTTCTTCGTCATTCATTCTGTGGACATGGTCCTGAATTGGAGGAATGTAAGATTAATACATTAATGGAGGGAATTCAAAATAAAGCCTGTCCTGAATTAATACCACAGGAAATTTTGCAATTGCTACAACACTGGGCCACAGTTTCAGAGAGAGTAGGACCAGAAGGGcttgaaaatgaaaagtttgcTTTGCTTGTTAAGCTCGTTACGAAACATATATACAGCATGAACTTTAAGCAAGTCATTGAAAGTATGGCTTATATCAGTAGACTGGGTTTACGCAATTCTGTTACATATAGTGAATCAAGGAAAAACCGTATCCTCCTTTCAAAGAGCTATGATAACATGCTATGTGGAACTTTGATAAGGCTGAATTTGCAGGAACTCCTGCTGGCTGCAGACTTTCTGTTTGCATTAAGGGGAAGCTCATTCACAAAGTTTCCCTATCTTATATGTGAAAGAGTGAAACCATTTTTACCCACAATGACAAAGCCAGAACTTATCCTATTGCTGTTTCATATCAGTGCATGTCGCAGAACACCTGAAGGTTTTGTTGACCTAATCATGAATCTTCTCAGCAAAGATATGGCCAACCTGTCCTTGGAGGAAGTTGGTATCATCAACTTGGCACATTACAAAACCCGTACACTAATCCGACGGGCCACATACTTCATGGCAGTGTCTAAGAACCTTAAAAAGAGAATTAGTCAGGATCTCAATCCTATATGCCTAGCAGCAGTGCTGAAATATGATGATGCTTCCCTgaacaaatgtaaagaaaatcaAGCTCCTCAGTTTTTTACCATGCTCGAGGACCTGGTGGATCCATTGTTACCACATATTTCCACTCTACCTCCACAGACACTAATGCATATATTAAACTTGTTTTATTCCCTTGATCTGTTGCCTGAGAGCCTTTTCTTGGCTGTAGTTGACCGGATTCTTTGCAAAGGAGTGACAGAGTGGAG GCTAAAAGATATGGCACGTGTAACCCAGATCCTAAGCAACATACCACTtgcagcagaaaaaagaactgaGGCTCTATTAAACATCACAACTGAGCTAGGGAATCCACAACggcaggaggagaaagaaaaacactatGGTCGTTTGCTACAAGTTGCCATGGCGCTAAGTTTTTCTGGCATTTACCCTCCCTTTCTGGCCCAAGAGATCTTCAGTGACACCTTTCAAAAAGCTTTTCAAG GTTCTGAAATTGATTATCGACGAGATCTCTATCATCTATCTCAAAGCATTTTCATTGAGGACACTGCGTATCAGGGTCCCTTTCAGCAGAGCGAAAATTTGCCGAAACTTCCAAAA agCAAGATGTATGGCAAAGTGGTGAAGGCGTCAATGAACAAAGCAGCCAATAGAGAGATGAGTATTCGCGATTGGGTTTTAGTGGATCTCATGGAAGTACTACAGAAAGTCTGCCCAAACTGCTTAATTCATCCTGTTTTCTTATTACCACATTTCCAGACAGCTG ATATTGAGATCACTTTactgaagaaagagaagactgAAGAGGCACAGTGTACAAGGCCATTTGATTTGGATTCTACTGA TTGTGCAGTAGTATTGCATGGCAGTCATGCATATCAAAATGTGCGAATGTTAGGTGGGCAAACAGTCTCACTATTACGCCAGTACCATGCCATGAGGCCTCGGCAGCTGAGGAAGCTAGGTGTATCTGTTGTAGAG atcCCCTATACAGACTTCCAGTTGGCAAGTGACAGAAAAGCTTACATTAAAGAAAAGCTTGCTGAAGCTCGTGCAAGTGAAAAATGA